In the Nitrospirota bacterium genome, one interval contains:
- the murI gene encoding glutamate racemase: MKNCSAPIGIFDSGIGGLTVLKEISRILPQERIIYLGDTARVPYGIRSPETVTRYSFECSGFLIQQEIKLLVVACNTVSAISLASIRENVSIPVIGVIEPGARAAAAATRSGKIGIIGTETTIRSSAYVKAIQALDKDLEAFGMACPLFVPLVEEGWTDGPIARMVVEKYLSGMVDKEVDTLVLGCTHYPLLKGVIQEVMGEVRLIDSAVETALVVQRMLADTDLLGPSGDPAPTRFFVTDSPDKFIAVGERFLQKRIEDIDKISL, from the coding sequence ATGAAGAACTGTTCAGCCCCCATAGGTATTTTTGATTCAGGCATCGGCGGTCTCACGGTCCTCAAGGAGATATCCCGGATACTGCCGCAGGAGCGTATCATCTATCTCGGCGATACGGCGCGCGTCCCGTACGGCATCCGCTCTCCCGAGACCGTAACGCGCTATTCTTTCGAGTGCAGCGGGTTCCTGATACAGCAGGAGATAAAGCTCCTCGTGGTAGCCTGCAATACGGTGTCCGCCATCAGCCTCGCTTCGATCCGTGAGAATGTTTCGATTCCCGTGATCGGCGTCATCGAGCCCGGTGCCCGGGCCGCGGCAGCAGCGACGCGGAGCGGCAAGATCGGCATCATAGGAACGGAAACCACTATACGGAGCAGCGCCTATGTCAAAGCCATTCAGGCGCTGGATAAGGACCTGGAGGCCTTCGGCATGGCCTGCCCGCTCTTCGTCCCCCTTGTCGAAGAGGGTTGGACCGACGGCCCCATCGCCCGTATGGTGGTGGAGAAGTACCTGTCCGGCATGGTCGACAAGGAAGTGGATACGCTCGTTCTCGGCTGCACCCATTACCCGTTGCTCAAGGGCGTCATCCAGGAGGTCATGGGAGAGGTCCGCCTGATCGATTCCGCTGTCGAGACGGCGCTGGTGGTGCAGCGCATGCTCGCCGACACGGACCTGCTCGGGCCGAGCGGAGACCCGGCCCCGACGAGATTCTTCGTGACCGACTCGCCGGATAAGTTCATCGCCGTCGGCGAGCGGTTCCTGCAGAAGAGGATCGAGGACATAGACAAGATATCGTTATAG
- the rph gene encoding ribonuclease PH: MRPDGRRNDELRAVKITRNFIATAEGSVLIEVGKTRVICTASIEEKVPPFLRDQKKGWVTAEYGMLPRSTQNRMMRESTSGKVGGRTQEIQRLIGRALRAVVDLRLLGERTVWMDCDVIQADGGTRTASITGAYVAFSDAIKYAMAKGMIDKSPIKDFLAAVSVGIIENEARLDLCYAEDAAAEVDMNVVMTGSGKIVEIQGTAESQVFSRQMLDTMLSLAEKGIGELIALQKGIV; this comes from the coding sequence ATGAGGCCCGACGGACGAAGGAATGACGAGTTGCGAGCGGTGAAGATCACCCGGAATTTCATTGCTACGGCAGAGGGGTCAGTGCTGATCGAGGTCGGCAAGACGCGGGTCATCTGCACCGCATCGATAGAGGAAAAGGTGCCGCCGTTCCTGAGAGACCAGAAGAAGGGGTGGGTCACCGCTGAGTACGGAATGCTCCCCCGGTCGACACAGAACAGAATGATGCGGGAGTCCACATCCGGTAAAGTGGGGGGGCGGACCCAGGAGATCCAGCGGCTGATCGGCAGGGCGCTCAGGGCCGTCGTCGACCTCAGGCTGCTCGGAGAGCGGACGGTATGGATGGACTGCGATGTCATTCAAGCCGACGGCGGCACGAGGACGGCATCGATCACCGGTGCTTATGTAGCCTTCAGCGATGCCATAAAGTATGCCATGGCAAAAGGCATGATCGACAAGAGCCCGATAAAGGATTTCCTCGCGGCTGTCAGCGTCGGGATCATCGAGAACGAGGCGCGGCTCGATCTCTGCTATGCCGAAGACGCCGCCGCCGAAGTCGATATGAACGTCGTCATGACCGGGAGCGGAAAGATCGTTGAAATACAGGGCACTGCGGAGTCGCAGGTCTTTTCACGGCAGATGCTCGACACGATGCTGTCCCTGGCCGAAAAAGGCATAGGTGAGCTGATCGCCCTCCAGAAAGGGATAGTTTAG
- the ftsH gene encoding ATP-dependent zinc metalloprotease FtsH gives MQSKSMYKSLFVWLLIGMAMILLFNLFNVPPKTEKEMIFSDFIAKVEAGDIEEVTIKENHITGRLKDGSKFRTYAADYPDMVKELRGKGIKITAKPPDQNPWYVSFFFSWGPIIFLVLVWVVFMRQMQMGGNKAMSFGKAKAKLVSDKAVKITFADVAGVEEAKSEVEEIIEFLKDPQKFSKLGGKIPKGVLLVGPPGTGKTLLAKAIAGEAGVPFFSISGSDFVEMFVGVGASRVRDLFDQAKKNAPCIIFIDEIDAVGRHRGAGLGGGHDEREQTLNQLLVEMDGFEGNEGVIIIAATNRPDVLDPALLRPGRFDRQIVVPTPDVKGRLEILRVHTKNIPISPDVDLEKIARGTPGFSGADLANLVNEGALIAARKSKDKVDMHDFEFAKDKVLMGVERRSMVLSADEKKNTAYHEAGHALVAKLTPGTDPIHKVSIIPRGRALGVTQQLPIDDRYTYSRDYLEKTLKVLLGGRAAEELALNHMTTGAGNDIERATELARKMVTEWGMSEKLGPLTFGKKDEQIFLGREIAKHKDYSEKTAIDIDEEIRAIVTQAYQRAKGVLKENYGLLEALAQALLEKETVDGQDIDRLIEAERAGKPLGALGGGLLESPAGSAS, from the coding sequence ATGCAAAGTAAGAGTATGTATAAAAGCCTGTTTGTTTGGTTGCTCATCGGGATGGCCATGATCCTTCTCTTCAATCTCTTCAACGTGCCGCCCAAGACCGAAAAAGAGATGATCTTTTCCGACTTCATCGCCAAGGTCGAGGCAGGGGATATCGAGGAGGTCACGATCAAGGAGAATCACATAACCGGGCGCTTGAAAGACGGCAGCAAGTTCAGGACCTATGCGGCGGACTATCCCGATATGGTGAAGGAGCTGCGTGGCAAAGGTATAAAGATAACCGCCAAGCCGCCGGATCAAAACCCCTGGTATGTCAGTTTCTTCTTCTCCTGGGGACCCATCATCTTCCTCGTGCTCGTCTGGGTCGTCTTCATGCGCCAGATGCAGATGGGGGGCAACAAGGCCATGTCCTTCGGCAAGGCCAAGGCCAAGCTCGTCTCGGACAAGGCGGTGAAGATCACCTTTGCCGACGTGGCCGGCGTGGAAGAGGCGAAGTCGGAGGTCGAGGAGATCATCGAGTTCCTGAAGGACCCCCAGAAATTCTCGAAGCTCGGGGGCAAGATCCCGAAGGGCGTGCTGCTGGTCGGCCCTCCCGGAACAGGAAAGACGCTCCTCGCCAAGGCGATTGCGGGCGAGGCGGGGGTCCCCTTCTTTTCGATATCGGGCTCGGACTTCGTCGAGATGTTCGTGGGCGTCGGCGCCTCGCGGGTGAGGGACCTCTTCGACCAGGCAAAAAAGAACGCGCCCTGCATCATCTTTATCGACGAGATCGATGCCGTGGGGCGGCACCGCGGAGCGGGGCTCGGCGGCGGCCACGACGAGCGGGAACAGACCCTGAACCAGCTCCTCGTCGAGATGGACGGCTTCGAGGGCAATGAGGGCGTTATCATTATCGCGGCGACGAACAGGCCCGACGTGCTCGATCCCGCCCTCCTGAGGCCGGGACGGTTCGACCGCCAGATCGTGGTGCCGACTCCCGATGTGAAGGGCCGGCTCGAGATACTCAGGGTGCACACGAAGAATATCCCCATTTCACCCGATGTAGACCTCGAGAAGATCGCCCGCGGAACGCCGGGCTTTTCCGGCGCCGACCTCGCCAACCTGGTCAACGAGGGCGCCCTCATCGCGGCGCGCAAGTCCAAGGACAAGGTCGACATGCACGACTTCGAGTTCGCCAAGGACAAGGTCCTGATGGGCGTCGAGCGGCGGAGCATGGTGCTGAGCGCGGACGAGAAGAAGAACACCGCCTATCACGAGGCGGGCCATGCGCTCGTCGCCAAGCTGACCCCCGGCACCGACCCGATCCACAAGGTGAGCATCATCCCGCGGGGAAGGGCGCTCGGCGTGACGCAGCAGCTGCCGATCGACGACCGCTATACCTATTCGCGGGACTATCTCGAGAAGACCCTGAAGGTGCTGCTCGGCGGAAGGGCTGCGGAAGAGCTGGCCCTGAACCATATGACTACCGGCGCAGGGAACGACATCGAGCGGGCGACCGAGCTCGCGCGGAAGATGGTCACCGAATGGGGCATGAGCGAGAAGCTCGGTCCGCTCACCTTCGGCAAGAAGGACGAGCAGATTTTCCTCGGCCGCGAGATCGCGAAGCACAAGGACTACAGCGAAAAGACCGCTATCGATATCGACGAGGAGATCAGGGCGATCGTCACCCAGGCCTATCAGCGCGCAAAGGGCGTCCTGAAGGAGAACTACGGACTCCTCGAGGCGCTGGCGCAGGCCCTCCTCGAAAAGGAGACGGTGGACGGACAGGATATCGACAGGCTGATAGAAGCGGAGCGTGCGGGGAAGCCCCTCGGCGCTCTCGGCGGCGGACTCCTGGAGTCTCCTGCGGGCAGCGCCTCGTAG
- the folP gene encoding dihydropteroate synthase yields MKLSWASFCLDFSKKTYIMGVLNATPDSFSDGGRYFDRERAVDHAYRLIEDGADILDIGGESTRPGSEPVPVDEEIRRTVPVIEAVARKITVPLSIDTRKAEVARRALDAGASMVNDISGLRFDPAMPEVVAAARVPVVLMHIKGKPEDMQQHPVYEALIPEIMDYLRTGIRIAGDAGIPEEMVLIDPGIGFGKTFDHNLEILNRLREFSGLGRPIVMGVSRKAFIGKILDNAPAAERVEGTAAAVAISIANGAHIVRVHDVKEMAKVAKVADAITRMRMPVTA; encoded by the coding sequence ATGAAACTCTCGTGGGCGAGCTTCTGCCTCGACTTCAGTAAGAAGACCTATATCATGGGGGTGCTCAACGCCACCCCCGATTCCTTTTCCGACGGCGGCCGCTATTTCGACCGGGAGCGGGCCGTGGATCATGCCTATCGGCTCATAGAGGACGGTGCGGATATCCTCGATATCGGCGGTGAGTCGACGCGGCCCGGCTCGGAGCCGGTCCCGGTCGATGAAGAGATACGGCGGACCGTGCCGGTCATCGAGGCTGTTGCGCGGAAGATCACCGTCCCCCTCTCGATCGATACCCGCAAGGCGGAGGTCGCGCGGCGCGCGCTCGACGCCGGGGCCTCGATGGTGAACGATATCAGCGGCCTCAGGTTCGATCCCGCTATGCCGGAGGTGGTCGCTGCCGCCCGCGTCCCGGTCGTGCTCATGCATATCAAGGGGAAACCGGAGGATATGCAGCAGCATCCTGTTTACGAGGCCCTCATCCCCGAGATCATGGATTACCTCAGGACCGGGATACGCATCGCCGGCGATGCCGGCATTCCGGAGGAGATGGTCCTCATCGATCCCGGGATCGGGTTCGGGAAGACCTTTGACCATAACCTCGAAATCCTCAACAGACTGCGTGAATTTTCCGGGTTGGGAAGACCGATTGTCATGGGAGTATCGAGAAAGGCCTTTATCGGCAAGATACTCGATAACGCCCCCGCAGCGGAGCGGGTCGAAGGCACGGCGGCAGCGGTCGCGATCTCGATAGCCAACGGAGCGCATATAGTCCGGGTGCACGACGTGAAGGAGATGGCGAAGGTCGCGAAGGTCGCCGATGCGATAACGAGAATGCGGATGCCTGTCACGGCCTGA
- a CDS encoding DUF3458 domain-containing protein, producing the protein MTERDFKYRREDFGPLPVTLHHLTISLSFFSDSVEATNCLEMSARQELSELPLDANSLEILSVEQVTGPEDRQGTPLRYDYQRERNKLVVLLPQRVAPGERFFVRTKTRCFPSDHLLEGIYRDATPPGKPQQYMSQCQQWGFQRIMPIFDDCRAKCTMTTTLEADSAYTHLISNGNISRRTNPGGRPAPKPGDPKRQVITYENPLPMAPYLFIACAGTWDTLVDSVTYPSGRTVRLEYLVPPGAVDEVRVPMEILKASVLWVGRTQDYEYTGDTYRTICMNKSNFGGMENVGNTTIVTDAALINEHTLDTALLYAHAVIVHEFEHNQCGSETTMDTPFDVWLNEAYTVDVERQFMADVFTPSFVRLQQVDSIRNPLLGPLAIEDAGHAGRIVREGFNDPDELIDSVTYVKAAEVIRMLRLVIGAEDFIKGKTLYFTRYHNGNATTDQFFACFEEASGISLEQFKRQWLYIIGYPKVSATTHYDPSSKSCRIRFRQAVKQDQQSFHLPLELALVDRQGRDMPGTHQVFQLKESEAELLIERVDEAPAFASMNRGYSFYGTFQHENASPEARIAQARLDPDVYNRIDAMRQLTDQERIALLESLDKGTIGDVSAAWLDLYGEFLADPALPASLKAYFLRIDEQPVNRAYSTWYQELVAAREALMKAVNRRYRDRLVREFRRIDTYSAAPAASPGSGIEERMLKNVLLDLIVIDDSPESHRLIHEHFAAATAATDRVAALLALNRSSAPRRREALEEVYEKWRHHLSGYANYLRIVSSGTREDVFDMIEAEKRRPGFDITQPTWSRALFLPMAANNKMVWTDRGIAWVAATVVELAPINATTTGRLLTTFQHVRSLKPALRGKAADALERIVGNVSPEKSPAVYGQARTYLASVAP; encoded by the coding sequence ATGACCGAACGGGATTTCAAGTACCGGCGCGAGGACTTCGGCCCGCTTCCGGTGACGCTGCACCATCTGACGATCTCCCTGAGCTTCTTCAGCGATTCCGTCGAGGCGACCAACTGTCTCGAGATGAGCGCGCGGCAGGAGCTCAGCGAGCTCCCTCTCGACGCCAACAGCCTCGAGATCCTCTCTGTCGAACAGGTCACAGGCCCCGAAGACCGGCAGGGGACCCCCCTGCGCTACGACTACCAGAGGGAGAGGAACAAACTGGTCGTGCTCCTGCCGCAGAGGGTTGCGCCCGGGGAGAGATTCTTCGTGAGGACGAAGACCCGCTGCTTTCCCTCCGATCACCTCCTGGAGGGGATATACAGGGATGCGACACCTCCCGGCAAGCCGCAGCAGTATATGTCACAGTGCCAGCAGTGGGGATTCCAGCGCATCATGCCGATCTTCGACGACTGCCGTGCGAAGTGCACCATGACGACGACCCTCGAAGCGGACAGCGCCTATACCCATCTCATCAGCAACGGCAACATCAGCCGCCGCACGAATCCCGGGGGAAGGCCGGCGCCCAAGCCGGGCGACCCGAAACGGCAGGTCATTACCTATGAGAATCCGCTCCCGATGGCGCCCTATCTCTTCATCGCCTGCGCCGGGACCTGGGACACCCTCGTCGACAGCGTCACCTATCCGTCGGGGAGGACGGTGCGCCTCGAGTACCTCGTGCCCCCCGGCGCGGTCGACGAGGTGCGCGTACCCATGGAGATACTGAAGGCGTCGGTGCTCTGGGTCGGCAGGACCCAGGATTACGAATACACCGGCGATACCTATCGCACCATCTGCATGAACAAATCGAATTTCGGGGGTATGGAGAACGTCGGCAACACCACGATCGTCACCGACGCCGCGCTCATCAACGAGCATACCCTCGACACGGCGCTGCTCTACGCCCATGCGGTGATCGTGCACGAATTCGAGCACAACCAGTGCGGCAGCGAGACGACCATGGATACGCCGTTCGATGTCTGGCTCAACGAAGCCTATACCGTGGATGTGGAGCGCCAGTTCATGGCCGATGTCTTCACTCCCTCCTTCGTGCGCCTGCAGCAGGTGGACAGCATCCGCAATCCTCTCCTCGGCCCCCTGGCGATCGAGGACGCAGGGCATGCCGGGAGGATCGTCCGGGAGGGATTCAACGACCCCGATGAGCTCATCGACAGCGTCACGTATGTGAAGGCCGCCGAGGTGATCAGGATGCTCCGCCTCGTCATCGGCGCCGAAGACTTCATCAAGGGCAAGACGCTCTACTTCACGCGGTATCATAACGGCAACGCCACGACGGACCAGTTCTTCGCCTGCTTCGAGGAGGCCTCGGGTATCTCCCTCGAACAATTCAAACGGCAGTGGCTCTATATCATCGGCTATCCGAAGGTGAGCGCCACGACCCATTACGATCCGTCGTCGAAGAGCTGCCGCATCCGCTTCCGGCAGGCGGTGAAACAGGACCAGCAGTCCTTTCATCTCCCCCTCGAGCTCGCACTCGTAGACCGGCAGGGGCGCGATATGCCGGGAACGCATCAGGTCTTCCAGCTGAAAGAGAGCGAAGCGGAGCTGCTGATCGAGCGGGTCGACGAGGCGCCTGCATTCGCCTCGATGAACCGGGGCTACTCCTTCTACGGCACCTTTCAGCACGAGAACGCGTCGCCCGAGGCGAGGATAGCCCAGGCGCGGCTCGACCCCGATGTCTACAACCGGATCGATGCGATGCGGCAGCTGACTGACCAGGAGCGCATCGCCCTCCTCGAGAGCCTGGATAAGGGGACTATCGGCGACGTGAGCGCGGCGTGGCTCGATCTTTACGGCGAATTCCTCGCCGATCCGGCTCTGCCTGCATCGCTCAAGGCGTACTTTCTCCGCATCGACGAGCAGCCGGTAAACCGCGCCTACAGCACCTGGTACCAGGAGCTCGTCGCCGCACGGGAAGCACTCATGAAGGCGGTGAACCGCCGTTATCGCGACCGGCTCGTCAGGGAGTTCCGGCGCATCGATACCTATTCGGCTGCGCCTGCCGCCTCACCGGGCAGCGGCATCGAAGAGCGCATGCTCAAGAACGTGCTGCTCGATCTGATCGTTATCGACGACTCTCCTGAGAGCCATCGCCTTATCCATGAGCATTTCGCTGCGGCGACTGCGGCCACTGATCGTGTTGCAGCGCTCCTCGCCCTCAACCGGAGCTCGGCCCCCCGGCGGAGGGAAGCGCTCGAAGAAGTGTACGAGAAGTGGCGTCACCATCTGAGCGGCTACGCCAATTACCTTCGCATCGTGTCGAGCGGGACCCGTGAGGATGTCTTCGACATGATCGAGGCCGAAAAGCGGCGTCCAGGGTTCGACATTACCCAGCCCACATGGAGCAGGGCGCTGTTCCTCCCCATGGCGGCAAACAACAAGATGGTCTGGACAGACCGGGGCATCGCGTGGGTTGCGGCAACGGTGGTAGAGCTGGCCCCCATCAATGCAACGACGACGGGGCGGCTGCTCACCACCTTTCAGCACGTCCGGTCATTGAAGCCCGCGCTCCGGGGGAAGGCAGCGGACGCCCTGGAGCGTATCGTCGGGAACGTTTCGCCCGAGAAGAGCCCGGCTGTTTACGGCCAGGCGAGGACGTATCTGGCGAGTGTTGCCCCGTAA
- a CDS encoding trimeric intracellular cation channel family protein, whose product MHDTIPVIYLLDLFGVVVFAVTGSLAAGKKRMDLFGAVVLALATALGGGTLRDLILGAHPVFWIADPTYIVVASVASILTFALARFLGPLGKLLKVADAFGLAVFTVIGVRKALGLDIAPLISVIMGVMTGVAGGMIRDMLSGEIPLILRTEIYATASLCGAAAFALLSPVVASERVVIIAAAAIILVLRLAAIHWKLSLPTFPFSE is encoded by the coding sequence ATGCATGATACTATCCCTGTAATTTACCTGCTCGACCTCTTCGGTGTCGTCGTCTTCGCCGTCACCGGCTCCCTGGCCGCAGGGAAAAAGAGGATGGACCTCTTCGGCGCGGTGGTGCTCGCTCTCGCAACAGCGCTGGGGGGCGGAACTCTGCGCGACCTCATCCTCGGAGCGCACCCGGTCTTCTGGATCGCCGACCCGACGTATATCGTCGTAGCGTCTGTCGCCTCCATCCTGACCTTTGCGCTGGCCCGCTTCCTCGGCCCGCTCGGCAAGCTGCTCAAGGTGGCGGATGCCTTCGGGCTTGCCGTCTTCACGGTCATCGGGGTCCGCAAGGCGCTCGGCCTCGATATCGCACCCCTCATCAGCGTGATCATGGGCGTGATGACCGGCGTTGCCGGCGGCATGATACGGGATATGCTTTCGGGGGAGATCCCGCTCATCCTCCGTACCGAGATCTATGCTACCGCGTCGCTCTGCGGCGCCGCCGCCTTTGCGCTGCTCTCTCCCGTGGTCGCCTCCGAGCGCGTGGTCATTATTGCTGCGGCAGCGATCATCCTGGTCTTGCGGCTTGCCGCCATACACTGGAAGCTCTCCCTGCCCACCTTCCCGTTTTCGGAGTGA
- a CDS encoding hemerythrin domain-containing protein — MDILALLKKDHESALMLFDELDQIMERGTKKQGRQEHVFNQLRQELEMHMLGEEDVFYPLLSEDEDTRPMIQDALEEHRRVKLLLTDIGRIPRGERWNDRLKDLRKSVEQHIEEEEDDIFERAEDLLGSDQRGIMGNRVMEIKEEHMAASSR, encoded by the coding sequence ATGGATATTCTGGCATTGCTGAAAAAAGATCATGAAAGCGCATTGATGCTGTTCGATGAGCTCGATCAGATCATGGAACGGGGGACAAAAAAACAGGGCAGGCAGGAACATGTTTTCAACCAGCTCCGGCAGGAGCTCGAAATGCACATGCTGGGCGAGGAGGATGTCTTCTATCCGCTGCTCAGCGAGGACGAGGATACCCGTCCCATGATACAGGACGCCCTGGAGGAGCACCGGCGGGTCAAGCTCCTCCTGACCGATATCGGACGCATACCGAGGGGCGAGCGGTGGAACGACCGGCTCAAGGATTTGAGAAAGAGCGTGGAGCAGCATATCGAGGAGGAGGAGGACGATATTTTCGAGCGTGCAGAGGACCTGCTCGGGAGCGACCAGCGGGGCATTATGGGCAACCGGGTGATGGAGATCAAAGAGGAGCATATGGCTGCTTCATCACGGTAA
- a CDS encoding DUF2267 domain-containing protein: MKFDEFLKRVQSLTGIDSTGETMRAISATLEVLGQRLVRGEAEDLAAQLPAELQACLLKERGPQRFELDEFFRRIGEKEGIGRDLAEKHARVVLAMMTETVSSGEIKDVLSELPKEFHELFKPVSVGAA; encoded by the coding sequence ATGAAATTCGATGAATTCCTTAAGAGGGTGCAGAGCCTTACCGGCATCGATTCGACTGGTGAGACGATGAGGGCTATCAGTGCCACCCTCGAGGTGCTCGGCCAGCGGCTGGTCAGGGGCGAGGCAGAAGACCTTGCAGCGCAGCTTCCGGCTGAGCTCCAGGCGTGCCTGCTCAAGGAGCGGGGCCCCCAGCGCTTCGAGCTCGACGAGTTCTTCAGGCGTATCGGAGAAAAGGAAGGCATCGGTCGCGACCTGGCGGAGAAGCATGCACGGGTCGTTTTAGCGATGATGACCGAGACGGTGAGCTCGGGCGAGATCAAGGATGTGCTCTCCGAGCTGCCGAAGGAGTTTCACGAGCTTTTCAAGCCCGTATCGGTGGGAGCAGCATGA
- a CDS encoding phosphoribosyltransferase: MFNDRRDAGVQLAERLKEYRDRHDVLVLALPRGGAVTGSEIASRLNALFDIIIVRKLGFPGQPELAIGAVAETGTVVLNHDIISMFTITDEYIQAEVSRQNEEIARRIERYRGGASLTGLRGKTVILVDDGVATGATMKAAITALRKEEIGRMVVAVPVAPPETAEVLKHMADEFICMETPLSFMSVGSYYRDFTQVTDEEVVALLQESMALSAARNG, encoded by the coding sequence GTGTTCAATGATAGAAGGGATGCGGGAGTACAGCTCGCCGAACGGCTGAAGGAGTACCGGGACCGGCATGATGTCCTGGTGCTCGCTCTTCCGCGAGGCGGCGCGGTCACCGGCTCCGAGATCGCCTCCCGGCTCAATGCGCTCTTCGATATCATCATTGTGCGAAAGCTCGGCTTTCCCGGCCAGCCGGAGCTTGCCATAGGAGCGGTTGCGGAGACGGGTACGGTCGTTTTGAATCACGATATCATCTCGATGTTCACCATTACGGACGAGTATATCCAGGCCGAGGTCTCCCGGCAGAATGAAGAGATAGCCCGCAGGATCGAGCGCTATCGGGGCGGCGCTTCCCTTACCGGGCTCCGCGGCAAGACGGTTATTCTCGTCGACGACGGCGTCGCCACGGGCGCGACGATGAAAGCGGCGATCACCGCCCTCCGGAAAGAGGAGATCGGCCGCATGGTCGTTGCCGTTCCCGTTGCCCCGCCCGAGACGGCGGAGGTATTGAAACATATGGCCGATGAGTTCATCTGCATGGAAACGCCCCTCTCGTTCATGTCCGTAGGGAGTTACTACCGTGATTTCACCCAGGTGACCGATGAGGAGGTGGTCGCGCTGTTGCAGGAGTCGATGGCCCTCAGCGCAGCCCGGAACGGGTAA